In the genome of Listeria cossartiae subsp. cossartiae, one region contains:
- a CDS encoding macro domain-containing protein, which yields MTQITYLNGDATNPVAKGNKIIAHICNDVGGWGKGFVLAISRKWKEPEKAYRKWYKDKNDFELGEVQLIPVTEYISVCNMIGQKGIKTGSKGAPIRYEAVESCLEKLGEMAKEQQASIHMPRIGCGLAGGKWEVIEPIIRKTLIDNGIEVYVYDFD from the coding sequence ATGACACAGATTACTTATTTAAATGGCGATGCAACAAATCCTGTGGCTAAAGGAAATAAAATTATTGCACATATTTGTAATGATGTAGGTGGTTGGGGAAAGGGCTTTGTTTTAGCTATTTCGAGAAAGTGGAAAGAACCTGAAAAAGCTTATAGAAAATGGTATAAAGATAAGAATGATTTTGAGCTGGGAGAAGTTCAACTAATTCCAGTGACTGAGTATATCAGCGTTTGCAACATGATTGGGCAGAAAGGAATTAAAACAGGCTCAAAAGGTGCGCCTATTCGATATGAAGCGGTGGAAAGCTGCTTAGAAAAATTAGGTGAAATGGCGAAAGAGCAACAAGCGAGTATTCATATGCCGAGAATTGGGTGTGGATTAGCTGGTGGGAAATGGGAAGTTATCGAACCTATTATCAGAAAAACACTCATAGATAACGGTATTGAAGTCTATGTTTATGATTTTGATTAA
- a CDS encoding helix-turn-helix domain-containing protein, producing the protein MLTNYIEKDIKRKCLICDFLLKNKHTNLDEIAECMGTSRVTVRSDIHALNEELDDLIVIQMKECADDWVYRCQLQNGATERKVLYKLYDNSMFLKCVAFFVTNVEEHKFTDFMDAYFISHSHAYRLKHKVEEFLREIDLRLENNRITGKEYRVRYLIALLQAEYGVDIYPLLDEEKKLIDDFMATLNLRINIDSLAHNAEGHAYFRSLISMVFKRDIPTSAIILDEQCQKYIESSRFLDMVRKSSKETLEKGLGTEFSYNDYLYLMLIYYSTNFSIIDASMKKVELEQFNELILKNEDLQSLIDLFEEYFGEEVVNHSLFRAALCYFLKKTLFNLQGLIPSNERLLDKKYQPLYLVVKSVLERWNEASGRRTLLSDSHINYLTIHLYPLIYKWNNPVQICIFSFNLINFESCKFQVEQELGRKVTVHETMFNSVDELNKVLAESSEPTIVLCHPNCEMELKEVVQGVIIPISLAFFDRDLEDLESAIQSLRIKEHEKRLAYLRG; encoded by the coding sequence ATGCTTACGAATTATATTGAAAAGGATATCAAAAGGAAATGTTTGATTTGTGATTTTCTACTTAAGAATAAGCATACGAATTTAGATGAAATTGCGGAATGTATGGGGACCTCGCGGGTGACGGTAAGGTCAGATATTCATGCGTTGAATGAGGAATTGGATGACTTGATTGTTATCCAGATGAAAGAATGTGCGGATGATTGGGTGTATCGGTGTCAGTTGCAAAATGGGGCGACGGAGCGGAAAGTTTTGTATAAGTTGTATGATAACTCGATGTTTTTGAAATGTGTGGCTTTTTTTGTTACGAATGTGGAGGAGCATAAGTTTACTGATTTTATGGATGCTTATTTTATTTCTCATTCGCATGCGTATCGGTTGAAGCATAAGGTAGAGGAGTTTCTTCGGGAAATTGATTTGAGGCTTGAGAATAATCGGATTACTGGGAAAGAGTACCGGGTTAGATATTTGATTGCGCTTTTGCAGGCGGAATATGGTGTGGATATTTATCCACTTTTGGATGAAGAAAAGAAATTGATTGATGACTTTATGGCGACTTTGAATTTGCGGATTAATATTGATTCATTGGCGCATAATGCGGAAGGTCATGCATATTTTCGGTCGCTGATTTCGATGGTATTTAAAAGGGATATTCCGACCAGTGCGATTATTTTGGATGAACAGTGTCAGAAATATATTGAGTCTTCGAGGTTTCTTGATATGGTTCGAAAAAGTAGTAAGGAAACGCTCGAAAAGGGACTTGGCACGGAGTTTTCGTATAATGATTATTTGTATTTGATGTTGATTTATTATTCGACTAATTTTAGTATTATTGATGCTTCGATGAAAAAAGTGGAGCTCGAACAGTTTAATGAATTGATCTTGAAAAATGAGGATTTGCAGTCTTTGATTGATTTGTTTGAGGAATATTTTGGTGAGGAAGTTGTGAATCACTCGCTTTTTCGGGCGGCTCTTTGTTATTTTTTGAAGAAGACGTTGTTTAACTTGCAGGGGCTTATTCCGAGTAATGAGCGGTTGTTGGATAAGAAGTATCAGCCACTTTACTTAGTTGTGAAAAGTGTATTGGAGCGTTGGAATGAGGCGAGTGGGCGGCGGACGTTGTTGAGTGATTCGCATATTAATTATTTGACGATTCATTTATATCCGCTTATTTATAAATGGAATAATCCGGTGCAAATTTGTATTTTTTCGTTTAATTTGATTAATTTTGAGTCGTGTAAGTTTCAGGTGGAACAGGAGCTTGGGCGGAAGGTGACGGTGCATGAGACGATGTTTAATTCAGTGGATGAGTTAAATAAAGTTTTAGCGGAGTCGAGTGAGCCGACCATTGTGCTATGTCATCCGAACTGTGAAATGGAATTGAAGGAAGTAGTGCAAGGGGTGATTATTCCGATTTCATTGGCGTTTTTTGATCGAGATTTAGAAGATTTGGAAAGTGCGATTCAGTCGCTTAGAATAAAAGAACATGAAAAAAGGCTAGCCTATTTGAGGGGCTAG
- a CDS encoding glutamate decarboxylase encodes MLYSKENQESYLEPVFGSSAEDRDIPKYTLGKEPLEPRIAYRLVKDELLDEGSARQNLATFCQTYMEDEATKLMSETLEKNAIDKSEYPRTAELENRCVNIIADLWHAPKDQKFMGTSTIGSSEACMLGGMAMKFAWRKRAEKLGLDIYAQKPNLVISSGYQVCWEKFCVYWDIDMRVVPMDKDHMQLNTDQVLDYVDEYTIGVVGILGITYTGRYDDIYALNEKLEEYNSKTDYKVYIHVDAASGGFFTPFVEPDIIWDFRLKNVISINTSGHKYGLVYPGIGWVLWKDESYLPEELIFKVSYLGGEMPTMQINFSRSASHIIGQYYNFLRYGFEGYRTIHQKTSDVAQYLAHAVEQTGYFDIYNDGSHLPIVCYKLKDDANVKWTLYDLADRLQMRGWQVPAYPLPKNLENIIIQRYVCRADLGFNMAEEFIQDFQASIEELNNAHILFHDSQQSGVHGFTH; translated from the coding sequence ATGTTATATAGTAAAGAAAATCAAGAAAGTTATTTAGAACCCGTTTTCGGATCAAGTGCAGAGGATCGTGATATCCCTAAATACACTCTCGGAAAAGAACCACTCGAACCTCGAATTGCCTATCGTTTAGTAAAAGACGAACTTTTAGATGAAGGTTCCGCGCGCCAAAACCTAGCTACTTTTTGCCAAACCTATATGGAGGACGAAGCAACCAAATTAATGTCCGAAACCTTAGAAAAAAATGCCATCGATAAATCGGAGTACCCAAGAACAGCCGAATTAGAAAATCGCTGCGTTAATATTATCGCCGACTTATGGCATGCACCTAAGGATCAAAAATTCATGGGGACTTCGACAATTGGCTCTAGTGAAGCTTGCATGCTTGGCGGAATGGCGATGAAATTTGCTTGGAGAAAACGCGCGGAAAAACTTGGTCTTGATATTTATGCCCAAAAACCAAATCTAGTTATCTCATCCGGCTACCAAGTTTGTTGGGAAAAATTCTGCGTCTACTGGGATATTGATATGCGCGTTGTTCCAATGGATAAAGACCACATGCAACTCAATACCGACCAAGTCCTTGATTACGTCGATGAATATACAATCGGCGTGGTCGGCATCCTCGGCATTACTTACACCGGCCGCTACGACGACATTTACGCTCTCAACGAAAAACTAGAAGAATACAATAGCAAAACCGATTACAAAGTCTACATTCACGTCGATGCAGCAAGCGGTGGTTTCTTCACCCCATTTGTCGAACCTGACATCATCTGGGACTTCCGCTTGAAAAACGTTATCTCAATCAATACTTCCGGTCACAAATACGGCCTCGTTTATCCAGGTATCGGTTGGGTCCTTTGGAAAGATGAAAGCTACCTACCGGAAGAACTCATCTTTAAAGTCAGCTACCTTGGTGGAGAAATGCCAACCATGCAAATCAATTTCTCCCGCAGCGCCAGCCACATTATCGGCCAATACTATAATTTCTTACGCTACGGTTTCGAAGGCTACCGCACCATTCACCAAAAAACTAGCGACGTCGCACAATACCTTGCACACGCAGTCGAACAAACCGGCTACTTCGACATATACAACGACGGTTCCCATTTACCAATCGTCTGCTATAAACTAAAAGACGACGCCAATGTAAAATGGACATTATACGATTTAGCGGACCGCCTCCAAATGCGCGGCTGGCAAGTTCCCGCATACCCACTACCAAAAAATCTGGAAAATATCATCATCCAACGTTACGTCTGCCGCGCCGACCTCGGTTTTAATATGGCAGAAGAGTTCATCCAAGACTTCCAAGCGTCCATCGAAGAACTAAACAACGCCCACATTCTTTTCCACGATTCCCAACAATCCGGCGTCCACGGCTTCACACACTAA
- the gadC gene encoding glutamate:gamma-aminobutyrate antiporter, translated as MSKQAKSLTLFGFFAITASMVMTVYEYPTFATSGFHLVFFLLLGGFLWFLPVALCAAEMATVDGWQEGGIFSWVGNTLGERFGFAAIFFQWFQITVGFVTMIYFILGALSYVFDFPALESNPFIKFIGVLVIFWGLTFSQLGGTKNTAKIAKFGFIIGILIPAIILFILGIAYVAGGNPLHVTFSKEAFIPDFSKASTLVIFVSFILAYMGVEASASHVNEMTNPKRDYPLAMIMLVILAIALNTIGGLTISAVLPLKDLSLSSGVVQTFQALILHFGSGLGWAVKLIAIMIALGVMGEVSAWVVGPSRGMYTAAEQGLLPEKMKKVNKHGVPVPLIMVQGIVVTIWAAILTFGGGGNNLSFLTAISLTVVIYLVGYLLFFIGYLVLIFKKSSLKRTYQIPGGKIVKVIVALIGLVTSVFALCISFVPPASIAAKSDMTYIVILSISFIVTVLIPFIIYAVHDKKDITPKDITHLGASDINKFTHPRARGEHIINPDEKHIMNQDKL; from the coding sequence ATGTCTAAACAAGCAAAGTCTTTAACCTTATTCGGATTTTTCGCCATTACGGCTTCGATGGTTATGACAGTTTATGAATATCCAACATTTGCCACTTCCGGCTTTCATCTAGTTTTTTTCCTACTTCTTGGCGGATTTTTATGGTTTTTGCCTGTCGCTTTATGTGCAGCAGAAATGGCGACGGTGGATGGTTGGCAAGAAGGCGGTATTTTTTCTTGGGTCGGAAATACACTCGGGGAACGTTTCGGTTTTGCCGCGATCTTCTTTCAGTGGTTTCAAATAACGGTCGGATTCGTGACAATGATTTACTTTATTCTCGGCGCGCTATCCTACGTATTTGATTTTCCCGCACTCGAATCGAATCCTTTTATTAAATTTATCGGTGTGTTAGTTATCTTTTGGGGACTTACTTTTTCCCAATTAGGCGGTACGAAAAACACAGCTAAAATCGCGAAATTTGGTTTTATTATCGGTATTCTCATCCCAGCAATTATTTTATTTATTTTAGGTATTGCTTACGTTGCTGGCGGAAATCCCCTTCATGTCACTTTTTCCAAAGAGGCGTTTATCCCGGATTTCTCAAAAGCTTCAACATTAGTCATCTTCGTGTCATTTATACTCGCTTACATGGGTGTTGAAGCTTCCGCGAGCCACGTCAATGAAATGACCAACCCAAAACGCGATTATCCACTAGCAATGATTATGCTCGTTATTTTGGCGATCGCGCTGAATACAATCGGCGGCTTAACTATCTCCGCTGTGTTACCTTTAAAAGATTTATCCCTCAGCTCCGGCGTCGTGCAAACATTCCAAGCATTAATTTTACATTTTGGTTCCGGCTTAGGTTGGGCAGTAAAACTAATCGCGATAATGATTGCGCTAGGCGTCATGGGTGAAGTCAGTGCCTGGGTAGTCGGTCCATCACGCGGCATGTACACTGCAGCCGAACAAGGCTTACTTCCCGAAAAAATGAAAAAAGTAAATAAACACGGCGTCCCTGTCCCACTAATTATGGTTCAAGGTATCGTAGTGACCATTTGGGCAGCAATTCTCACATTTGGTGGTGGCGGAAATAATTTATCCTTCCTAACCGCAATTTCCTTAACCGTTGTCATTTATTTAGTCGGCTATTTACTCTTTTTCATCGGTTATTTAGTACTTATTTTCAAAAAATCGAGCTTAAAACGCACTTACCAAATCCCTGGTGGCAAAATTGTTAAAGTGATTGTGGCGCTAATCGGCTTAGTAACATCCGTTTTCGCTTTATGTATCTCATTTGTTCCACCAGCATCTATCGCCGCAAAAAGCGATATGACCTACATTGTTATCTTATCGATTAGCTTTATCGTCACCGTGCTAATTCCATTTATCATCTACGCCGTGCACGATAAAAAAGACATCACACCAAAAGATATTACGCATTTAGGCGCAAGCGACATCAATAAATTCACCCATCCAAGAGCTCGCGGCGAACACATTATTAATCCCGACGAAAAACATATTATGAATCAAGACAAATTATAG
- a CDS encoding Rrf2 family transcriptional regulator → MKLSKSMDQVFCIMTMLYTQKVDVPISSVTIHHRLRDSSPSYISKILRKLVVSGLINSVSGNNGGFTLAKDPEEINLLDIVEAVEGKIDTYPDSDLIHTVFSDYHEFAESGIHTITSAFRNADKEYANYLYSQKLSVLVEQVIGKERTTIIDWNEA, encoded by the coding sequence ATGAAGTTGAGCAAAAGTATGGACCAGGTATTTTGTATTATGACGATGTTGTACACCCAGAAGGTAGATGTTCCCATTTCTTCCGTAACTATTCATCACCGTTTGCGTGATTCGTCACCGTCTTACATTAGTAAAATTTTGAGAAAGTTAGTCGTTAGTGGGCTGATTAATTCCGTGTCAGGTAATAACGGCGGCTTCACACTTGCTAAAGACCCGGAGGAAATTAATTTGCTGGATATTGTAGAAGCAGTGGAAGGGAAAATCGATACATACCCAGATTCAGACTTAATCCACACGGTTTTCTCGGACTATCATGAATTTGCAGAATCCGGTATTCACACCATTACAAGTGCTTTTAGAAACGCTGATAAAGAATACGCTAATTATTTATACTCACAAAAATTATCTGTTTTAGTAGAGCAAGTGATTGGGAAAGAACGAACCACTATCATAGATTGGAACGAAGCGTAA